The region AAGAAGCTGGGCATCTTGATTCCGCTTGATTCGGCGATGGACCGGACCATGAAGTTGGGGGCGTTGCCGATATAGGTGTTGGCACCCATGAACACCGCGCCCGCCGAAATTGCCATGAGGGTGTGCACGTGTTCCATCAGGAATTGCGCATCGCCACCGGCGGTATTGAAAAAGACCAGATAGGTCGGAGCGTTGTCCAGGAAGCTCGACAGGGCGCCGGTCAGCCAGAAATACATGGCGTTGTTGGCCACTCCGTCGACGGAAACCAGGGAAATGAGGCTCGACAGGGCGCCGTCCATGCCGGCGCGCAGGATGGCGATAGCCGGAATCATGGTGATGAAGATGCCCGCAAAGAGCTTGGCCACCTCGACAATGGGCTCCCAGTTGAACTCGTTGCGGCGGCGGATTTCGGCGGCCGTGGTCTTGAGGCTGACAAAGGCCAGGACCAGCAGCAGGATGTCGCGGGCGATATTCTGCAGTTCCATGTGAACATGATAAACGGTCACCCCGCCCTCGGGCTTCCACATGCCGCTCATGAGTACGCCGCCCACCACACCG is a window of Deltaproteobacteria bacterium HGW-Deltaproteobacteria-18 DNA encoding:
- a CDS encoding sodium:proton antiporter; translated protein: KYKVHTIVFFIFLVANIGGSLTPLGDPPLFLGFLKGVSFFWTTQHLFVPFVVMSIILLGLYFVIDTVLFNKEGRPESPDAGQDGKLRLEGTFNLLLLAGVVGGVLMSGMWKPEGGVTVYHVHMELQNIARDILLLVLAFVSLKTTAAEIRRRNEFNWEPIVEVAKLFAGIFITMIPAIAILRAGMDGALSSLISLVSVDGVANNAMYFWLTGALSSFLDNAPTYLVFFNTAGGDAQFLMEHVHTLMAISAGAVFMGANTYIGNAPNFMVRSIAESSGIKMPSFFGYMAWSVGILVPCFVLMTFLFFR